Proteins encoded in a region of the Pseudomonas sp. GOM7 genome:
- a CDS encoding alpha/beta fold hydrolase produces MSKGPSGFIDAGQCESGLPWQWDEAPQGDGITLILAHGAGAPMDSPFMQSMARGLAARGVQVVRFEFAYMAQRRMDGRKRPPNPQAQLLQQWREVYAQVRQRVAGPVAIGGKSMGGRMASLLADELGAAALVCLGYPFYAAGKPEKPRVAHLAELRTPTLIVQGERDALGSREAVATYDLSPTIELHWLQAADHDLKPLKASGFSHEQHLDTATRSIVEFLASDAVRSQIR; encoded by the coding sequence ATGAGCAAAGGGCCATCTGGGTTTATTGACGCCGGTCAATGTGAGTCGGGGCTGCCCTGGCAGTGGGACGAAGCGCCGCAGGGCGACGGGATTACCCTGATCCTCGCCCACGGCGCCGGCGCTCCCATGGACAGCCCGTTCATGCAGAGCATGGCTCGAGGCCTTGCCGCGCGCGGCGTGCAGGTGGTGCGCTTCGAGTTCGCCTATATGGCGCAACGACGTATGGATGGGCGTAAGCGTCCACCCAATCCGCAGGCGCAACTGCTCCAGCAATGGCGCGAGGTATATGCCCAGGTGCGCCAACGGGTCGCAGGGCCGGTGGCCATCGGCGGCAAGTCCATGGGCGGGCGCATGGCCAGCCTGCTGGCCGATGAGCTGGGGGCGGCAGCGCTGGTCTGCCTCGGCTATCCCTTCTATGCTGCCGGCAAACCGGAAAAGCCGCGAGTCGCGCACCTGGCCGAGCTGCGCACACCGACACTGATCGTGCAGGGTGAACGCGATGCGCTGGGCAGTCGCGAGGCCGTCGCCACTTACGATCTGTCACCGACCATCGAGCTGCACTGGTTACAGGCGGCCGATCATGATCTGAAACCCCTCAAGGCGTCCGGCTTCAGCCATGAACAGCACCTCGACACGGCGACCAGAAGCATCGTGGAGTTCCTCGCTTCGGATGCTGTTCGGTCACAGATACGCTAG
- a CDS encoding alpha-E domain-containing protein — translation MLSRTASDLYWMSRYLERAENLARMLDVSYSLSLMPQDGRGDGLDELAMPLLITGTLDDYLERHGPLHGERMLHFFALDASNPGSIYCCLQAARSNAHAVRGRITADMWENINATWLEMRGIAEQGLGRYGISRFCEWVKERSHLFRGATFGTIMRGEAYRFIRLGTFIERADNTLRLLDARYEMLGEEIDELEERTARSYYQWSALLRALSSFEAFAESYRGSPRTRKVAELLLLRPDVPRSLRACMEELNLMLSGLPGENGRPAQRLAAELDARLRYTSIDEVLDEGLHAWLTDFILLVRQLGNTIHTSYLEVA, via the coding sequence ATGCTTTCGAGAACTGCCTCCGATCTGTACTGGATGTCGCGTTACCTGGAGCGTGCCGAGAACCTGGCGCGCATGCTCGACGTCAGCTATTCGCTGTCGCTGATGCCGCAGGACGGCCGTGGCGACGGCCTCGATGAACTGGCCATGCCGCTGCTGATCACCGGCACCCTGGACGACTACCTGGAGCGCCACGGCCCGCTGCACGGCGAACGCATGCTGCACTTCTTCGCCCTCGATGCGAGCAACCCCGGCAGCATCTACTGCTGCCTGCAGGCCGCACGCAGCAATGCCCATGCGGTGCGCGGGCGGATTACCGCCGACATGTGGGAGAACATCAACGCCACCTGGCTGGAGATGCGCGGCATCGCCGAACAAGGCCTGGGGCGCTATGGCATCAGCCGTTTCTGCGAATGGGTCAAGGAACGTTCGCACCTGTTCCGTGGCGCCACCTTCGGCACCATCATGCGTGGCGAGGCCTATCGCTTCATCCGCCTGGGCACCTTCATCGAGCGCGCCGACAACACCCTGCGTCTGCTCGATGCCCGCTATGAAATGCTTGGCGAGGAAATCGACGAACTGGAAGAGCGCACCGCCCGCAGCTATTACCAATGGAGTGCCTTGCTGCGGGCACTGTCCTCGTTCGAGGCCTTCGCTGAGAGCTACCGCGGCTCGCCGCGTACGCGCAAGGTGGCCGAACTGCTCTTGCTGCGCCCGGACGTGCCGCGCTCGCTGCGTGCCTGCATGGAAGAACTCAACCTGATGCTTTCCGGTCTACCCGGAGAGAACGGTCGCCCGGCACAACGCCTGGCCGCCGAACTGGATGCCCGCCTGCGCTACACCAGCATCGATGAAGTGCTCGACGAAGGCCTGCATGCCTGGCTGACCGACTTCATCCTGCTGGTGCGCCAGCTAGGCAACACCATCCATACGTCCTATCTGGAGGTCGCATGA
- a CDS encoding cbb3-type cytochrome oxidase subunit 3: protein MDIGTIRGIGTAVVFIAFISVVLWAYSSKRKSSFDEAANLPFADDPETKPESKRDQDSSRSNNQ from the coding sequence ATGGATATCGGGACTATTCGCGGAATCGGCACGGCGGTGGTGTTCATCGCCTTCATCAGCGTGGTGCTCTGGGCCTACAGCAGCAAGCGCAAGTCCAGCTTCGACGAAGCCGCCAACCTGCCCTTCGCCGACGACCCCGAAACCAAGCCCGAGTCCAAGCGTGACCAAGACTCTTCCAGGAGCAATAACCAATGA
- the ccoN gene encoding cytochrome-c oxidase, cbb3-type subunit I → MNTTTRSAYNYRVVRQFAIMTVVWGIVGMGLGVFIAAQLAWPELNFNLPWTSFGRLRPLHTNAVIFAFGGCALFATSYYAVQRTSQTTLFAPKLAAFTFWGWQLVILLAAISLPLGWTSSKEYAELEWPIDILITIVWVSYAIVFFGTVMQRKVSHIYVGNWFFGGFILTVAILHLVNNMEIPVTLTKSYSLYAGATDAMIQWWYGHNAVGFFLTAGFLGMMYYFVPKQAGRPVYSYRLSIVHFWALIAVYIWAGPHHLHYTALPDWAQSLGMVMSLILLAPSWGGMINGMMTLSGAWHKLRTDPILRFLVVSLAFYGMSTFEGPMMAIKTVNALSHYTDWTIGHVHAGALGWVAMVSIGSLYHLIPKVFGREQMHSIGLINAHFWLATIGTVLYIASMWVNGITQGLMWRAVNEDGTLTYSFVEALEASHPGFVVRVIGGAIFFSGMLLMAWNVWLTVRSAKSVEMEAAAQFSVEGAH, encoded by the coding sequence ATGAACACAACAACCCGTTCCGCCTACAACTACAGGGTGGTTCGCCAGTTCGCCATTATGACGGTGGTTTGGGGCATCGTCGGCATGGGACTCGGCGTATTCATCGCTGCCCAGCTGGCCTGGCCCGAACTGAACTTCAACCTACCCTGGACCAGCTTCGGCCGGCTCCGCCCGCTGCATACCAATGCGGTGATCTTCGCCTTCGGTGGCTGCGCTCTGTTCGCCACCAGCTACTACGCGGTGCAACGCACCAGTCAGACCACGCTGTTCGCGCCGAAACTGGCGGCCTTCACCTTCTGGGGCTGGCAACTGGTGATCCTGCTCGCAGCCATCAGCCTGCCACTGGGCTGGACCAGTTCCAAGGAATACGCCGAGCTGGAATGGCCCATCGACATCCTCATCACCATCGTCTGGGTGTCCTACGCCATCGTCTTCTTCGGTACGGTAATGCAGCGCAAGGTCAGCCACATCTATGTGGGCAACTGGTTCTTCGGTGGTTTCATCCTCACCGTGGCCATTCTCCATCTGGTCAACAACATGGAGATTCCGGTCACCCTGACCAAGTCCTACTCGCTGTATGCCGGCGCCACCGATGCGATGATCCAGTGGTGGTACGGGCACAACGCCGTGGGCTTCTTCCTCACCGCCGGTTTCCTGGGGATGATGTATTACTTCGTGCCCAAGCAGGCCGGTCGCCCGGTCTACTCCTACCGCCTGTCCATCGTCCACTTCTGGGCGCTGATCGCGGTGTACATCTGGGCCGGCCCGCACCACCTGCACTACACCGCGCTGCCTGACTGGGCCCAGTCCCTGGGCATGGTGATGTCGCTGATCCTTCTGGCCCCCTCCTGGGGCGGCATGATCAACGGCATGATGACCCTCTCCGGTGCCTGGCACAAACTGCGCACCGACCCGATCCTGCGCTTCCTCGTGGTCTCCCTGGCCTTCTACGGCATGAGCACCTTCGAGGGCCCGATGATGGCCATCAAGACCGTCAACGCCCTGTCCCACTACACCGACTGGACCATCGGCCACGTACACGCCGGCGCCCTCGGCTGGGTCGCCATGGTGTCCATCGGCTCGCTGTATCACCTGATTCCCAAGGTGTTCGGCCGTGAGCAGATGCACAGCATCGGTCTGATCAACGCCCACTTCTGGCTGGCCACCATCGGCACCGTGCTGTACATCGCCTCGATGTGGGTCAACGGCATCACCCAGGGCCTGATGTGGCGTGCGGTCAACGAGGACGGCACCCTCACCTACTCCTTCGTCGAGGCGCTGGAAGCCAGTCACCCCGGCTTCGTGGTGCGGGTGATCGGCGGCGCCATCTTCTTCAGCGGCATGCTGCTGATGGCCTGGAACGTCTGGCTGACCGTGCGTAGCGCCAAATCCGTGGAGATGGAAGCAGCCGCGCAGTTCTCGGTAGAAGGAGCCCACTGA
- the ccoO gene encoding cytochrome-c oxidase, cbb3-type subunit II — protein sequence MKHEILEKNIGLMALVMILAVSIGGLTQIVPLFFQDVTNEPVDGLKPYTALQLEGRDIYIREGCVGCHSQMIRPFRAETERYGHYSVAGESVWDHPFLWGSKRTGPDLARVGGRYSDEWHRAHLYNPRNVVPESKMPAYPWLVEGTLDGQDTAKKMSALRTLGVPYSDADIAGASDAVKGKTEMEALVAYLQVLGTAVKNKR from the coding sequence ATGAAACACGAGATTCTCGAGAAGAACATCGGCCTGATGGCCCTGGTGATGATCCTGGCGGTCAGCATCGGTGGCCTGACCCAGATCGTCCCGCTGTTCTTCCAGGACGTCACCAACGAGCCGGTCGATGGCCTCAAGCCCTACACCGCCCTGCAACTGGAAGGCCGTGACATCTACATCCGTGAAGGCTGCGTCGGCTGCCACTCGCAGATGATCCGCCCGTTCCGCGCCGAGACCGAGCGCTACGGCCACTACTCGGTCGCCGGCGAAAGCGTCTGGGATCACCCCTTCCTGTGGGGCTCCAAGCGTACCGGCCCGGATCTGGCACGGGTCGGCGGCCGCTACTCGGACGAGTGGCACCGCGCCCACCTGTACAACCCACGCAACGTCGTGCCCGAGTCGAAGATGCCCGCCTACCCCTGGCTGGTGGAAGGCACCCTCGACGGCCAGGACACCGCCAAGAAGATGAGTGCCCTGCGCACCCTCGGCGTGCCCTACAGCGACGCCGACATTGCCGGTGCCAGCGACGCGGTCAAGGGCAAGACCGAGATGGAGGCGCTGGTCGCCTACCTGCAGGTGCTCGGCACCGCCGTGAAGAACAAGAGGTAA
- a CDS encoding cbb3-type cytochrome oxidase subunit 3 codes for MFEFIDVGTLRGLGTALVLIAFTAVTFWAYSGERRDEFNAAANLPFADDKPDVWSNEA; via the coding sequence ATGTTCGAGTTCATCGATGTGGGTACGTTGCGCGGTCTGGGTACCGCACTGGTACTGATCGCCTTCACCGCAGTCACCTTCTGGGCCTATAGCGGCGAACGCCGCGACGAGTTCAACGCAGCGGCCAACCTGCCGTTCGCCGACGACAAGCCCGATGTCTGGAGTAATGAAGCATGA
- a CDS encoding transglutaminase family protein: MRLSISHDTTYHYDDQVRASIQYLRLTPHDSERQQVLSWQLDLPRPVHAQLDPYGNILHVLTLDEPHESIVIGARGQVDIDESCEAEHESQSALPFLRFTRLTQADDAIREFAAQQSKSRTDRNGLIDLMHALNAHIAYQPGITAVDTSAAEAFAGRRGVCQDHTHAFLACARSLGVPARYVSGYLYTDDAEHLASHAWAEAWVGDAWYSFDVTNCLARPERHLKLAVGLDYLDACPVRGMRRGGGCEQMHAQVQVAPLLQVRQQ; this comes from the coding sequence ATGAGACTCTCGATCAGCCATGACACCACCTACCATTACGATGATCAGGTGCGCGCGAGCATCCAGTACCTACGCCTGACTCCGCATGACAGCGAACGCCAGCAGGTGCTCAGTTGGCAGCTCGACCTGCCGCGCCCGGTGCACGCCCAGCTCGACCCCTACGGCAATATCCTGCACGTACTGACCCTGGACGAGCCGCACGAGTCCATCGTCATCGGCGCTCGCGGTCAGGTGGACATCGACGAAAGCTGCGAAGCCGAGCACGAGAGCCAGTCGGCCTTGCCCTTCCTACGCTTCACTCGTTTGACCCAGGCCGACGATGCCATCCGCGAATTCGCCGCTCAGCAGAGCAAGTCACGCACCGATCGCAATGGGCTGATCGACCTGATGCACGCGCTCAACGCCCATATCGCCTACCAGCCGGGCATCACCGCAGTGGACACCAGCGCCGCTGAGGCTTTCGCGGGCCGCCGTGGCGTCTGCCAGGATCACACCCATGCCTTCCTCGCCTGCGCGCGCAGCCTCGGCGTGCCGGCGCGCTACGTGTCGGGTTATCTGTACACCGACGACGCCGAGCACCTGGCCAGCCACGCCTGGGCCGAGGCCTGGGTGGGCGACGCCTGGTACAGCTTCGACGTGACCAACTGCCTGGCACGCCCGGAGCGCCATCTCAAGCTGGCGGTAGGCCTGGACTACCTTGACGCCTGCCCGGTACGTGGCATGCGCCGTGGTGGCGGTTGCGAGCAGATGCACGCCCAGGTGCAGGTGGCGCCGTTGTTGCAGGTACGACAGCAGTGA
- the ccoP gene encoding cytochrome-c oxidase, cbb3-type subunit III → MTAFWSIYVTLLTVGTMVALFWLIFATRKSEVHKNPTEQTMGHAFDGIEEYDNPLPKWWFMLFLGTLVFGAAYLLLYPGLGNFKGLLPGYEDGWTQVNQWQREMDRADELYGPIFAKYAAMPIAEVAKDEQAQKMGGRLFASNCAVCHGSDAKGSYGFPNLTDDSWRWGGEPETIKTTILKGRHGMMPPQGAVIGEDGVRNAAAYVLTKLGGRELPEGEVADVAAGEKIFSTTCFACHGADGKGTPALGAPDLTHPSAFIYGSSFAQLQQTIRYGRNGNMPAQEDFLGNDKAHLLAAYVYKLSHGKEQ, encoded by the coding sequence ATGACAGCCTTCTGGAGCATCTACGTCACCCTGCTCACCGTCGGCACGATGGTCGCGCTGTTCTGGCTGATCTTCGCTACCCGCAAGAGCGAAGTGCACAAGAACCCGACCGAGCAGACCATGGGCCATGCCTTCGATGGCATCGAGGAGTATGACAACCCGCTGCCCAAGTGGTGGTTCATGCTGTTCCTCGGCACCCTGGTGTTCGGCGCAGCCTACCTGCTGCTCTACCCGGGTCTGGGCAACTTCAAGGGCCTGCTGCCCGGCTACGAAGACGGCTGGACTCAGGTCAATCAGTGGCAGCGCGAGATGGATCGTGCCGATGAGCTGTACGGCCCGATCTTCGCCAAGTACGCCGCCATGCCCATCGCCGAAGTGGCCAAGGACGAGCAGGCGCAGAAGATGGGCGGTCGTCTGTTCGCCTCCAACTGTGCGGTGTGCCATGGTTCCGATGCCAAGGGCAGCTACGGTTTCCCCAACCTGACCGACGATAGCTGGCGCTGGGGCGGCGAGCCGGAAACCATCAAGACCACCATCCTCAAGGGGCGTCACGGCATGATGCCGCCGCAGGGTGCGGTGATCGGCGAGGACGGCGTACGCAACGCAGCCGCCTACGTGCTGACCAAACTGGGTGGCCGTGAACTGCCGGAAGGCGAAGTGGCGGATGTCGCCGCAGGCGAGAAGATTTTCTCCACTACATGCTTCGCCTGCCATGGCGCAGACGGCAAGGGCACACCTGCCCTGGGCGCACCGGATCTGACCCACCCGAGCGCATTCATCTACGGCAGCAGCTTCGCTCAACTGCAGCAGACCATTCGCTATGGTCGCAATGGCAACATGCCTGCTCAGGAAGATTTCCTCGGTAACGACAAGGCCCACCTGCTGGCCGCCTATGTCTACAAGCTGAGCCACGGTAAAGAGCAATAA
- a CDS encoding circularly permuted type 2 ATP-grasp protein has translation MARTFYDEMYDASGAVRPHYREFSRWLAETPDDLLAQRRREADLLFHRAGITFTLYGDDQGTERLIPFDIIPRAIPASEWRIVERGCIQRVQALNLFLADLYHDQRIIKAGIIPAEQVLANEGYQMAMQGLDLHRDIYAHIAGVDLVRDGDGSYYVLEDNLRTPSGVSYMLEDRKMMMRLFPELFAAQRVAPVDHYPNLLLDALKSSSPLDNPTVVVLTPGRFNSAYFEHAFLAREMGVELVEGADLFVRDDKVYMRTTAGARQVDVIYRRLDDAFLDPLAFNPESMLGVAGLLSAYRSRNVVLANAIGTGVADDKSVYPFVGDMIRFYLDEEPILKNVPTWQCRKPEELSHVLAHLPELVVKETQGSGGYGMLVGPAASKAEIENFRARLIAKPEAYIAQPTLCLSTCPTFVERGIAPRHIDLRPFVLTGRETRLVPGGLTRVALREGSLVVNSSQGGGTKDTWVVED, from the coding sequence ATGGCCCGCACCTTTTATGACGAGATGTACGACGCGAGCGGCGCTGTCCGCCCGCATTACCGCGAATTTTCCCGCTGGCTGGCTGAGACGCCGGACGATCTGCTGGCCCAGCGCCGCCGAGAAGCCGACCTTCTGTTTCATCGCGCCGGTATCACTTTCACCCTTTATGGCGATGACCAGGGCACCGAGCGCCTGATTCCCTTCGACATCATCCCGCGTGCGATCCCCGCCAGCGAATGGCGCATCGTCGAACGCGGCTGCATTCAGCGTGTACAGGCGCTCAACCTGTTCCTCGCCGACCTCTACCACGACCAGCGCATCATCAAGGCGGGGATCATCCCGGCCGAGCAGGTGCTGGCCAACGAGGGCTACCAGATGGCCATGCAGGGCCTCGACCTGCACCGTGACATCTACGCGCATATCGCCGGGGTCGACCTGGTGCGTGACGGCGACGGCAGCTACTACGTGCTGGAAGACAACCTGCGCACCCCCAGCGGCGTCAGCTACATGCTCGAAGACCGCAAGATGATGATGCGCCTGTTCCCTGAGCTATTCGCCGCGCAGCGCGTGGCGCCGGTGGATCACTACCCGAACCTGCTGCTCGATGCGCTGAAGAGCTCCAGCCCGCTGGACAATCCCACGGTGGTGGTGCTGACGCCGGGGCGTTTCAACAGCGCCTACTTCGAGCATGCCTTCCTCGCCCGCGAAATGGGCGTAGAGCTGGTGGAGGGCGCCGACCTGTTCGTGCGTGACGACAAGGTTTACATGCGTACCACTGCCGGCGCCCGTCAGGTGGACGTGATCTACCGCCGCCTCGACGACGCCTTCCTCGACCCACTGGCCTTCAACCCCGAGTCCATGCTCGGCGTCGCCGGTTTGCTGTCGGCCTACCGCTCGCGCAATGTGGTGCTGGCCAATGCCATCGGCACCGGCGTGGCCGACGACAAGTCGGTCTACCCCTTCGTTGGCGACATGATCCGCTTCTACCTCGACGAGGAGCCGATTCTCAAGAACGTGCCCACCTGGCAGTGCCGCAAGCCGGAAGAGCTGTCCCACGTGCTGGCTCATCTGCCGGAGCTGGTGGTCAAGGAAACCCAAGGTTCCGGCGGCTACGGCATGCTGGTCGGCCCGGCGGCGAGCAAGGCCGAGATCGAGAACTTCCGCGCGCGGCTGATTGCCAAGCCGGAGGCCTACATCGCCCAGCCGACGCTGTGCCTGTCGACCTGTCCGACCTTCGTCGAACGCGGTATCGCTCCGCGCCACATCGACCTGCGTCCGTTCGTCCTGACCGGCCGCGAAACCCGCCTGGTGCCCGGCGGCCTGACTCGCGTGGCACTGCGCGAAGGCTCGCTGGTGGTCAACTCGTCGCAGGGCGGCGGTACCAAGGACACTTGGGTGGTGGAGGACTGA
- the ccoO gene encoding cytochrome-c oxidase, cbb3-type subunit II, whose protein sequence is MKHEIIEKNIGLMALLMVIAVSIGGLTQIVPLFFQDVTNEPVEGLKPYTALELEGRDIYIANGCVGCHSQMIRPFRAETERYGHYSVAGESVWDHPFLWGSKRTGPDLARVGGRYSDEWHRAHLYNPRNVVPESKMPAYPWLVENKLDGKDTAKKMEVMRGFGIPYTDEDIAGARDAVKGKTEMDALVAYLQVLGTSIKNKR, encoded by the coding sequence ATGAAACACGAAATCATCGAGAAGAATATCGGCCTGATGGCGCTGCTGATGGTGATTGCCGTCAGCATCGGCGGCCTGACCCAGATCGTTCCGCTGTTCTTCCAGGACGTCACCAACGAGCCGGTGGAAGGCCTCAAGCCCTATACCGCGCTGGAACTGGAAGGCCGTGACATCTACATCGCCAACGGCTGCGTCGGCTGCCACTCGCAGATGATCCGTCCGTTCCGTGCAGAAACCGAGCGCTACGGCCACTACTCCGTCGCCGGCGAAAGCGTCTGGGATCACCCCTTCCTGTGGGGCTCCAAGCGTACCGGCCCGGATCTGGCCCGCGTCGGCGGCCGCTACTCGGACGAGTGGCATCGCGCCCACCTTTATAACCCGCGCAACGTCGTGCCCGAGTCGAAGATGCCAGCCTACCCCTGGCTGGTGGAAAACAAGCTCGATGGCAAGGACACCGCGAAGAAGATGGAAGTCATGCGTGGCTTCGGCATCCCCTACACCGACGAGGACATCGCCGGTGCCCGTGATGCAGTGAAAGGCAAGACCGAAATGGACGCGCTGGTCGCGTACCTGCAGGTTCTCGGCACTTCCATCAAGAACAAACGGTAA
- a CDS encoding cytochrome c, which yields MKALLASLLLLACSVQSAELQVIQGDARRTWSSAELLNHPQARDIEIPDDAAYKRSMYYRAVPISVLLDRIAPGDHLQAVALDGFAAELPAATLLATQGARAWLAVEDERQPWPALAKGKPSAGPFYLVWSNPAASQIGPEQWPYQVATIRQLAPVTQRFPALLPAADANADVQAGFAVYQKNCMACHRLNGAGDAEFGPDLNLPHNPTEYFTGDFLRQYIRDPQSLRRWPQGRMPGFSETVLPSAELERLIAYLRHMAQRKGSTNL from the coding sequence ATGAAAGCCCTGCTCGCCAGCCTGCTGCTCCTGGCCTGCAGCGTACAGAGTGCCGAACTGCAAGTGATCCAGGGCGATGCCAGGCGTACCTGGAGCAGCGCCGAGCTGCTGAATCACCCGCAGGCGCGCGATATCGAAATCCCCGACGATGCGGCCTACAAGCGCAGCATGTACTATCGCGCCGTGCCGATAAGCGTTCTGCTCGATCGCATCGCCCCTGGTGATCACCTGCAAGCGGTGGCGCTCGATGGTTTCGCCGCCGAATTGCCCGCCGCCACCCTACTGGCCACACAGGGGGCTCGCGCCTGGCTGGCCGTGGAGGACGAGCGACAGCCCTGGCCGGCGCTGGCCAAGGGCAAACCCAGCGCCGGGCCTTTCTACCTGGTCTGGAGCAATCCGGCGGCCAGTCAGATCGGCCCCGAACAATGGCCCTATCAGGTCGCGACGATCCGCCAGTTGGCCCCGGTCACCCAGCGCTTCCCCGCCCTGCTGCCAGCGGCGGATGCCAACGCTGACGTACAGGCCGGTTTCGCCGTCTACCAGAAGAACTGCATGGCCTGCCATCGCCTCAATGGCGCCGGCGATGCCGAGTTCGGCCCGGACTTGAACCTGCCGCACAACCCCACCGAATACTTCACGGGCGACTTCCTGCGCCAGTACATCCGCGACCCGCAGAGCCTGCGGCGTTGGCCACAGGGGCGTATGCCGGGTTTCAGCGAAACGGTATTGCCGAGCGCCGAACTAGAGCGCCTGATCGCCTATCTGCGGCACATGGCACAGCGCAAGGGCAGCACGAATCTGTAG
- the ccoN gene encoding cytochrome-c oxidase, cbb3-type subunit I: MSTAISQTAYNYKVVRQFAIMTVIWGVIGMGLGVFIAAQLVWPELNLGLPWTSFGRLRPLHTNAVIFAFGGCALFATSYYVVQRTCQTRLVSDGLAAFTFWGWQAVIVLAVITLPLGYTSSKEYAELEWPIDILLGVVWITYLLVFFGTIMKRKTKHIYVGNWFFGAFILVTAMLHIVNSMEMPVSLTKSYSMYSGATDAMIQWWYGHNAVGFFLTTGFLGMMYYFVPKQAERPIYSYRLSIVHFWALITLYIWAGPHHLHYTALPDWAQSLGMAMSVILLAPSWGGMINGMMSLSGAWHKLRTDPILRFLVVSLAFYGMSTFEGPMMAIKTVNALSHYTDWTIGHVHAGALGWVAMISIGSLYHLIPKVFGREQMHSIGLINAHFWLATIGTVLYIASMWVNGITQGLMWRAVNEDGTLTYSFVEALEASHPGFVVRMIGGAFFVTGMLLMAYNTYRTVRAAKPAEYDAAAQIPAGVAH, encoded by the coding sequence ATGAGCACAGCAATCAGTCAGACTGCTTATAACTATAAGGTGGTCCGCCAGTTCGCCATTATGACGGTGATCTGGGGGGTCATAGGGATGGGTCTAGGCGTGTTCATCGCCGCACAACTCGTGTGGCCGGAACTCAACCTAGGCCTGCCGTGGACCAGCTTCGGCCGTCTGCGTCCCTTGCATACCAATGCGGTGATCTTCGCCTTCGGCGGATGCGCACTGTTCGCGACTTCGTATTACGTGGTCCAGCGTACCTGCCAGACGCGTCTGGTTTCCGATGGTCTGGCTGCATTCACCTTCTGGGGCTGGCAAGCCGTGATCGTGCTCGCCGTGATCACCCTGCCCCTGGGCTACACCAGCTCCAAGGAATACGCCGAACTCGAGTGGCCGATCGACATCCTCCTGGGTGTGGTCTGGATCACCTACCTGCTGGTGTTCTTCGGCACCATCATGAAGCGCAAGACCAAGCACATCTATGTGGGCAACTGGTTCTTCGGCGCCTTCATCCTGGTCACCGCCATGCTGCACATCGTCAACAGCATGGAAATGCCGGTCAGTCTGACCAAGTCCTACTCCATGTACTCCGGCGCCACCGACGCGATGATCCAATGGTGGTACGGTCACAATGCCGTGGGCTTCTTCCTGACCACCGGCTTCCTGGGCATGATGTACTACTTCGTACCCAAGCAGGCCGAGCGTCCGATCTACTCCTACCGCCTGTCCATCGTCCACTTCTGGGCGCTGATCACCCTGTACATCTGGGCCGGCCCGCACCACCTGCACTACACCGCCCTGCCGGACTGGGCCCAGTCCCTCGGCATGGCCATGTCGGTGATCCTCCTGGCGCCGAGCTGGGGTGGCATGATCAACGGCATGATGAGCCTGTCCGGTGCCTGGCACAAACTGCGCACCGACCCGATCCTGCGCTTCCTCGTGGTCTCCCTGGCCTTCTACGGCATGAGCACCTTCGAGGGCCCGATGATGGCCATCAAGACCGTCAACGCCCTGTCCCACTACACCGACTGGACCATCGGCCACGTACACGCCGGTGCCCTCGGCTGGGTAGCGATGATCTCCATCGGCTCGCTGTACCACCTGATTCCGAAGGTGTTCGGCCGCGAGCAGATGCACAGCATCGGTCTGATCAACGCCCACTTCTGGCTGGCCACCATCGGCACCGTGCTGTACATCGCCTCGATGTGGGTCAACGGCATCACCCAGGGCCTGATGTGGCGCGCAGTCAACGAAGACGGCACCCTGACCTACTCCTTCGTCGAAGCGCTGGAAGCCAGCCATCCCGGCTTCGTGGTGCGCATGATCGGCGGCGCTTTCTTCGTCACCGGCATGCTGCTGATGGCTTACAACACCTACCGCACCGTGCGTGCCGCCAAGCCGGCTGAATACGATGCGGCTGCGCAGATTCCCGCCGGAGTAGCTCACTGA